The following nucleotide sequence is from Oreochromis niloticus isolate F11D_XX linkage group LG9, O_niloticus_UMD_NMBU, whole genome shotgun sequence.
CCGCAGGTCTTGAGGTGTTCCCACACctgatgtttttgtcacttgCTTAGTAATGTTCTTTAtacaggattcccctcaaattATTCCCATTTTTATGTTCTGGAAGAACTGctaaaagtaattaaagaaagagaaaacacacacatcttCTGTACTGCTtggatttttacatttttttaaggttttacaATTTAAAAGAAGCATGAATCAATTTATATATCATTGCATTCTGATTCTAACGTAGGTTATGACCTTCaaacagcagctcagactgCTGTGGAGCGTTGATTGAACGATATTATTACTGGTGTGTCAAGGTCTGAAATGAGCTTTTAATTTCATGTTTGGAGTCAACATAGACAAAGAATCCATGAGTCCTTGAATCTCATCTTGTGGGCATACatgcgtgcatgcatgtgtttgtaTGCTTGTTCATTATACTGGTGATGTTTTTCAAATCTTTACCTTTGTATTTTCCATGTATTAAATTTGCTTAATGAGCAAAGCTGCCTTCAAAAACGTGAAAGACCTGCAATTATATGAGAACTGATTAAACTCTTCTGGATGATGACGGCCAAAGAAGGAAAAGCTGtagtgctcagagaaactgcaaacaaGCCCAGTGCTACATCTCTGACTCTACAGGGTCCACTAAGCATGTAAaaggttaaagttcatgacagtacagttagaaaaagactgaacaagtatggcttgtttgcaAGGGTTGGCAGCAGAAAGCCTCTTTTCTCTAAATAAAACACGGCAGCACAACtgaggtttgcaaagttgcatctgaacaaaccacaagacctcTGATACAATGtcttttggacagatgagaacaaaaaacaaacacagcatatcagatAAAACATTTCATATAAACTGTCGAGCACGGCGGTGTAGTGGCGATGATTTGCGCTTGTTTTGCAGCCTTAGGATCTAGACACCACGCAGTCGATGAGCCAAGCATGAGCTCCTCTTGATACCTaaatattctagagtcaaatgtgatccatctgtccaacagcaaACCTGCGAATCTACAGCAGAGTGGCTGAAAAGGAAAGAATCAATGCGTGCAATGGCCCAGtcgaagtccagacctcaacctgattaaaacactgtgggaagacttaagagagctgtgcacaaACAAATACTCGTAACCTACAATAAACTGAAGCAACACTTTAAAAAAGGGCGGGTCAAAATATCCCCAAAACAACTtgtgagactgataaagtcatgtAGAAAACCaatacttcaagttattgctgctaaatatgcttctacaagctactgaatcatcgAGTGTGCTTCGTTTTTCACACGCTGCTTCTTCATTTTTgcttaatttgttttaaataaataatgacactgtTTAATACGTCATGTGCTGCTGTTCATCCTGGGTGTATTTACCTAATCTTAGGACTTCTTATGAAGTTGTGTTAGTTTGAGTGTGTAGAGTGACGTATGAGCTGAGTCTCATACTGCGGAGGTGTTTTGCTATAACAGTGAAAGTTTGTCTGTGTCGGAGTTATTTGGGTTTGttaataatttaatttgtttttaattaatttggtTTTTCAGCTCAGTTTAGTTTCAATTAACGTCCGgactgggtttgtttgtttcaatttagtttttattgttttagcatCTGTAATGAAGGTGCATCACTTTGTAAACAGCAGATATTTGCACATGATTAACTCTGACACTGTCAAGATGAAAGAAGTCGCCCAACAAGCAggtatatgagattttagctaTACTGGTGAATTACTGCCCTTGGAATTAAAATACATCTTATCATGGCGAGTTTGGTCAGGTCAGccaaaaatgattattttaatttgtacCTGAGGTGATGTGAGGCAAAGCCGTTTAAATTAATGAGTGAAACATTTTAGGTTTAAAAAGTTCCAGGTGGCCATTGAGGAGGGGGTTGTAATGAGTATATAACCTCTAATTGTAGaccaggaaaaaaatatttatttatcagttattcttttttgtttagtttttccttATTTATCTTCTTCCTGATTTTATGGTAACAGAGTTTATTgagaagttgtgttttcaatttaaggagcttggaaataCAGTGCCTGGACTTCTTAaggtttcttgaagacgtttcccCTCTCATCCAGGTTTCTACACAGACATAGTCTATGAAGGGTTAATGGAGATTAAAGATCAGATGCAGGTGCTAAAATCAAATGCCACCTGTGGGCAACATGGTTTTATTCTGTATTCTTACATTTTGGGGACGCAAAGGGGGTGGAGGGCGTCAGTTGGTCTCAGGATCTCGCCTTCGCTTTTTGTCTCTGATGTGCTGCAGCTGGCTTGATTGAGCCATGACGTCCAGCTCATACTGGGGCGGTTTGCAGCCGAGTGCGAAGCTGTTGGGATGAAAATTAGTACCTCCAAGTCTGAGGGCGGAAAAAGAGTGGAGTACCCACTCTGGGTAAGGAACAAGTGGAGCGGTTTAGTATCATGAGatcttgttcatgagtgaggGGAGAGCTGCAACGATGTGGATGCTGAACCGGTGAACATGAAAGTAAAACTGTCAGTTTAGTGGTTGATCTATATTCATACCCTCACTTATGCCCACAAGACACAATCAGCAGAAAAAAGCTTCCTTCAGAGGGTGTCTGGACTCTCCCCTAAAGATGGGATGCAGAGCTCAGTCATTCAGCAGAAACAGCCATTAATCCTTCGCATccaaaggagccagctgagttGTTTTGGACTGGGATGTCTCCTGGACACCTCTTGGGTGAGGTGTTTTGGGGATGCCCTATTGAGAAGAAACCTTGTTTGCATCTCTCGGCTGCCTTGGTGTCCCCCTGAATGAACTAGAAGGAGGTGgttggggagagggaggtcttcTCTGCTTCTCCGCAACCCTGATCCAGACTCGGATAAGTGGGAGTGGATGAACAGAttaatggatgaatggatggccATTCTaacagtatttttgttttattatgacAATATTGAGGTTCATCCCACAGTCTAAAAAAATCAGAATAGAAAATGGAAGATACGACTTTGATATAATTTTGAGATCAGCGGCTCATCATGCACGTTCTGTTGATCAATTTAACCAAATTGACAAATgcttaaattttaaatatttctcatgtatttctattttattttagcttGTTTTGTAAGTACATTGCCTTCAAAGGTTTGGCATTACGTACACAGATCTGTGTTTTTgaacaaacaacacatttgcatttatttaaaataacaataaattgaTCATAAATTATGCAAGTGACTATTAATGATTCATTGAATTATTCATCCTTATTGATTTTTCATCAAGTATCCATTTTCAGGAGCCATCACTCAAGTGTTCCTCAGCCATATTGTGTTCCCTGATGTTAAAAGAATAATAACAACTTTTCCATTTGTGTTAGCACTGTTAAAGTTTCCTCTATCCAAGgtctgtatttttaaaaattttaatatttaGCGTTTATTGGCTTTGCGTCTCTGTCTTGAAGGCCAGCATTATGAGGTCGCCTCTTCACGGCTGATATTGAGTGTGGTGTTTTGTGGGTACCTTTAGTCACGATTTGCGAGGGCAGATTGCGTGGAGAGGAGAGTGGACCAAAAGCAGACAAACAGCGAGATAGGTGGATGTTTAACAGACAGCGAGCCTTTATTCTTGGCTGCAGGAAAATACTACAAAACAACTAGCGAAGGGGAACTGAGAAAAACATAAGCACATGAgatacacagaaaacacaatatAGAAACCTGGAGAAACCCCGGGACTTGGAAACACGAGAAGTGAAGCAGTGGATGATGAGCAGACGATCCgacaagaacaaaggaaaatacACACAATAAAGACAGAGGGTAACGAAGGTGACagaagggagacacagctgaacctaatcTGACacataagacaaagaggaagcAAAGCGGCACAGGCGGTTGACTGGTTGGCGGTGTGGTGTGTTGCGGCAGCCGCAAGGCAGTTGAGCGGCTGGCGGTATGGCGTGGTAGCTGTAGGCGGTTGAGCGTTTGGTGGAGCAGTGTGGCAGCTATAGGCGCTTGAGCAGTTGGCGGCGCAGCAGCTGCAGCCGGTTGAGCGATTGGTGGCATGGCgtggcagctgcagtcagttgGTGGCGTGATGTGGTGTGGCATCCGCAGGTAGTTGAGTGGTTGGCTTCGCGGGAGCCGCAAGTGGTTAAGCGGTTGACGGCATGGCGTGGCAGCCACAGTCTGTTGGCAGTGTAGTGTGACGTGGCAGCCGCAGGCGGTTGAGCGGTTGGCAGCGTGGCGTGGCAGCCGCATGCGGTTGAGTGGTTGAGCGGTTGGTGGCGTGGCGTGGCGTGGCAGTCGCAGGCGGTTGAGCGGTTGAGCAGTTGGTGGCGTGGCATGGCGTGGCGTGGCGTGGCGTGGAAGCTGCAGGCGGTTGAGTGGGAGCGGTTGAGCAGTTGGTGGCGTTGCGTGGCGTGGCGTGGCGTGGCGTGGCAGCTGCAGGCGGTTGAGTGGTGGCTAACCTGATTCTCCTGAGTGTACAACAGACAAGGAAGGTGGCTGGACGGGCTCACCTGAGCGAGGaacaagagaaaacacacacaaagacagaggGTAACAAAGGAATACGAGACaaaagggagacacagctgaacttAATCTGGCACATGagacagggaggaagcaaagcagaataCTCTAACACAGGTGTGGGGATGTCAAAGTAAAGCAGGAAATACACAAATATAGGAACCAGGATAACTAGACATAATACAGAACACAGGGGAGGCACATTAACAAAACCTAAAGCCTAGGAACTAAGAAtataaaacaagcagaaaacaataaagagaaccaaaaccatgaataacaataatcaaggaatataaattaaacaaacacaaaacacagggtcacagacccagtacTGTGACAACTTTTAATGAAGATGCTAGTTGTGGAGCTGCAAGGTGACTCAGAGTCGAGGTTCTGATGTAATCTGATGTTCTGCTGCTTAGCTGAGACACCAGGGTCTCCCTTCTCTTTTTCTAAGGTTAGACACCCTCCACACATGTAATTTAACAAATGCAGTGCTCAAAAACAGCAGGACAATTTTCATGTATGCTAACATAAATTAGCCCTCAATACATTTTCATTGGGTAACACAGTGTCtaactgaaacacaggaatGACTGCTGATAATGGACACTTTTATGCCTATGTATAGATAATCCATTAAAATCATGAATGATATACTATGAATGACTCCATTAATTTTCATTTACACCATTTCTTGTCAATTCAATGTAATTtctatagaaaataaaaaaaattttttatataaaacaaGAACATTATAGAACCTCaggtgggttttttgttttgtttaaaaacacctttagattttttaattttggaaatgtatttattattaaaggCAGATCATTTTTGTATACAGTGATGAGAAAAAGTCCATGTGCcacttctcatttctttatattttgcttgaaaaacaggaaattgGCAGAGCGATTTATTGAAGCATgtgcaaatatatataaatacatgtaTATACAGCATATAAGAGCAAAGATTGAGTTTGTGCTCCATTTTCAATCcattttttctatccaggtatgcttttactgaaATGACAGTATGTTTGGtttcattgtcatgctgaaaaatgaagatgtTGCCAATTGGACAATTTCTAGATGGTGTTGCATGGTGGATCTGTATCTGATGCCACTGAGGTCACAATTCATCacttttgacaagatctccaagACCACTGGATGAAATGCAGCGCCAAACCATGACGGAGCCTCCACTGCGTTTTACAAATaactgtagacactcactgtcctGCCTGCATATTGATGACAATCTGAACCAAAAATGTCATATTTgaattcatcactccatcagatcTGCTGCCACTGATTTTGAGtctagttcttgtgtaatttggcatacttcagccttttctccccgcttcccttccttaagaacagcttcttgacagccaccctcccactgagaccatttctggtGATGCTTCAGTGAACACTAAATGGATCACCTGAAGGGCCAGATCCATCTCTCGGGTCCAGTATCAGGTCTTTGtggatttttcttcctgtctcttgaggacatgactttcagatacagtCGCTGTTACGCAAAGAAATGAAACGACAGCGCTCTCCTGTGGTCACGTGTCAAACTGCAGCTCGACGACTTTGACCCGGAAGCAGTTTCGTGTGTTTTTCCTGCCTCACACGTGGGGTTTTCAGGCAGCACTGAGCAACATGGCAGCGTGCAGTGTAGAGGAGTTGTTGGCTAAAGCTGAGGCGCAAGAGGCGGAAACCCTGAAAAGCATATCAGTCCAGAAAGAGCTGGACCTGGAGTTTGACATCGGGAACCTGCTGGCGTGTGACAAAAACCGCATCGAGCCTCGCGACCTCCGGGAGAAGAGCAAAGAGGACTTTCTGCGTGCTCTCGCTCGCGACAACACGCAGCTTCTCATCAACGAAATATGGAAACAGCCCACGGAGAGGGTCGAGGAGGCGATAGTGGCCAAACTGCCGGAGCCGACGACCCGGCTGCCCAGAGAGAAGCTACCACCGAAACCCAGACCTCCAACAAAATGGGAGCAGTTCGCCAAGCTGAAGGgcataaagaagaagaagaagaccaaCCTGGTGTGGGATGAAACCGCAAAGGAGTGGAAGAGGCGCTGGGGCTACAAGAGGGCCGGCGATGACACCAAAGAGTGGCTGATCGAGGTCCCCGAGAGCGCAGACCCGAATGAGGACCAGTTCGCCAAACGCGTCAAAGCCAAGAAGGAGAGGGTGGCCAAAAACGAGCTCAACAGGCTGAAAAACATCGCCAGATCGCAGAAAGTCAAGATCCCTGCTGTAACCCTGACCCCCAAAGCCAGCCAGTCCAAAGATGAGCTGGCCAGAGCCGAAAGTGTGGCCAAAACCTCCACAGCATCCTTGGGGAGGTTTCAGGACCGCCTGCCCAAGGAGAACCCAGCAAAGAAGGGCAAGAAGAGGAAATTCGAGCCCCTCATTGGCAACTTTTCTAATGAAAAGCAGAAGCAGCTGGAGCTCCTGAAAGTCATGGACACTAAGAAGCCCAAGTTGGACATCACCAAAGCTGTGAATAAACAGATGAGggaggaggacagagaggaggctGCTGCCAAACACAAGAAGGCAGCAGGGAAGAAGGGACGTAAAGGCAGCAGCATGGGTGGAAAGGCCAGAGGAAAAGGTGGGAAAGGAAAAGCagcaggagggggaggagggaagAGAAGAGGCAAACCTGGGAAGCGCTGAGGACTCTTGTGTCTtcctgtgtgtgggtgtgtgtgtgcctgcctTGGCATCAAAGTGTTGGACATTCATGATGCAATATGAACTGATCACCTGGTTTACCTGTGGCCCACGGGTGGGATGCTCCCTCCATCTATGTAAACTATGTTTACTGTAAATTTTGACCCCAGCAACCATGATGTTTCTTTTCGATATATGTGTAATATTCATGAAAAAAATTCACAAATATACTTTAATATTACAGCCAAGTAGAACACGAGTgacttgtttttctgtctttaattATTGCAGAAGTTATTTTTTAGTTCTGTGTGATTAAGGCTAATTTTGTTACCCTttacatattactttttaaaCTCTATATATACATTCAaaaatatttgacttctaatttttaatttcattaagtTTATATGAGTTACATAGTTTTAACGACAAAGTTTAATGTAGTTTATGTAACTTTGGGGAAAGACTTTAATAGTACTAATAAACCCAGAGTGTTTGTGCAAAACAAATTGGGATTATAAGCattatttgatattttaaattaacttacaatttaaaaaaaaaaacattctttaAATTGGGCTCAGGGACCCACATTTGTCTGTAGTCAGGAGGTCAAGAAATAATTTCCTATAAATCATAAAGGTTTGCTGCTGAATGATTAAAAAGTGTTACTCAAATGAAGATTTTCACGTGATTGTGGCTAATCATGTCAAACTAATGAGCTCACTCTTTTCTGTCAGGGTGCATCAACGTTCCTTTGGAAGCTTCTTTCTCCGattgaaagaaggaaaaaaaaaagtgccatcCATAGGTCAAAAATTCAGGTTATCAACTTGGTAACTTAAAATAACTTGAAGTTATTAACTTTAAATTTTGAGATATGGATGAcagaaaaagttgttttttcattgttagAAACAAGCTTCCATATGTTCCCACTGCTGCTTATAGCTTTGTTTATTAGCCAATTAGACTGTATGGACAAAAGTCTATCTGGCATCTgtctttacaaacatttttgaaaGAGTCGGTCGTTCCCTGAATTAAACCGTGGTTCTGTAGTAGGAGTGCAATGAGTTCATTTAAAGTGGAAGTGTTTAGGAACCACAGGAACTCTATGTTAAGGTGGCTGAGGTGCTGTGCTGACTCAATAACAGCCTCCAACcttcctctggcattaacatccgcagaaaaactgcagtggcagctgctgcagctttgCGCTTGTAGTGTAAGTATTACAAGGGTGTTAAAATCCACACCATACTTTTATACACTTATCCACAAATTAGTTCTGATTTATTAGAATTAGTTTGCGGACCATTTCACCAACACAGCAGCAAAGTAGTACATGCATGTTCATCATTATTTCAATTTATTGTAAAAATAATGGAGTTAATAGGTGAATTTTCTGCTCCTGGATATGACGATATATGCATGCCAGAATATGAGACTGCATAAAAAGCCATGCAGTAGCTAAGAAAAACTCAGCCAAGGTTGGTGATGTGCAACAATACCTCTTATGGTATATTtaataatgtgtttgtgtgtatttagtaATATAAGGTGTATTTTCTGAGAGAATATGGGGGGAAAAACTGGTGCCGTACATTTTGGCTAGTTAAAAATGTAGCCTACAATGCCCAATGCTCCCAGGGATATTTAATGGAAACATGCAAACAGATTTTTTATACATACTTGTTAACTAATTTACATGATGGTCTCAGGGAATAGCTTCGAAGCTTCCCATTCATATTAAATGAGGCTGGTTAACTGCAGCAACAAGCTCCAGCCAGTAAATGCATGTCAGCATCAGATCAGATGTATTATTCATGTCACAGCAGAGAAGTTTTTATGCtcagaatatttttttaagctgtCGCAGATTGTCTTTACAGACTCTGAGCTGTTCAGTGTTCATCAGTTTTCTTCTTCCGAGAACTAAGCATCAGATCGGATTTCTTAGAAGCTTAGCTGTGGTTTTTTTGGTTATGTAAGGGCTTCGCTTTGGCCTTGATGTCTAGACTGGAGCCATCGCTCTGAATTAGGAGCAGTGTATAGTGTAACAGATATCTCACAAAGCCAGAATTTGCAACTTAAGTACatttaaacacaacacaaagcaaaCTGTGAGTGGGATTTTTCTCTCATCCAGTTGAGCACGTCTTTCTTTTGTGGTGGTATTGAGGTGTGTATTTCCACGGTCTTTACCCTTTTGAAAGAGATTGGTCTTGGAGCCAGAGCGGTTGCAGTCTAGTCAGACATTTTCCTGGACTGCTAAGGCCTCAGATAATGAGATTTATTAGTCTCCTGCATTTAGAGGTGTTTCCACTTTCAGACGGCACACAAACGCACCTCTTGCTCTGTTCACCTAGATAATCCTTGATCCCCTGACAACCTTATTTCCTGTTGACACTGATTGTAATTATTTGTGAAAATTGACTGCGTATTATTTCTGTTTGGATTGTCTAGAAGAACAAAAAGTCAAATCCTTCTGCGTGTACTGTATCCTCACTTTGTCGCCAAGCCTGCGGGGTGCTCTGTCCAGCTCCAGCTGAGTCATCTCTCATGTTAATGATGGATGCCTTTTTATCGCTAATGCAAGCTCGCAGCCAAGCGCCTTCGCACCAGAGATGGAGAGGGGAGGTGTTGGTGGGGTTTCAATCACCATCTGTTGAGCGGTCGGGCACTCTGTCCCCAGCCCTATCATCTTTGTCCCTGCTCACCCAGGCCACAGGAAAGTGGGGCACAGCCAATAATCAATCAAGCACTCCTGATGAGTTGAAATTATGAATTCTCATTCACATCTGAGCAAGCAGTGGCAGTGGCCTCTAAACTTCTTTTGCATGTGGCCAGATGGTCAAAGAACAATAGACACTGGCAGCAAGATGGAGTGGTCAAGCATGATGTATGAGAAAGACGCTGCCTCTTATTCCAAAATAAAGAGCATTGGTGTCAGGTGATAAGAAAATTCTAACAATCATACATTTTCTGACATAAACTAAGATTTTACTTGTTCCTggtcacgtgtgtgtgtgtgtctctgtgtatgtgtgtgtgtccagctcCAGTCTGCTGCAGTGGATTAGTCAGCTCCATTTATTTAAGGTattgcagagagagctgaggagTCCCGGACAGTGTGAGAGTGTCCGATCTTCAAGATGCAGCGCATCTACATGCACAGCAATGAACACTTTGAGGTTTTCACCACTGTCCTTGCTCCACAAGGTGAGTGGAATCATATCTGCAGGGAAGTGTGGCTTAGCAGGACATTATTTATGTGGTTAGCAAGAGCAAGCCCAGTGCCAGCTGACCGATAGATGCCTTGTTTTCCCTCCTTCTGGACTGTTTACATAAAGATTTAACTGCACAGATGTTTATGTGCACGCATTAATGTCGAGGTCTTCTTATGCACGTTCGCATATTaatgaaaaatgttaaaaataaccCTTTTTTGCTGATTCATTTCTGCTCTCGATGATAAACAGGGAGGTATCGATACAGAGCAGAAGCTGAAAAGGCAAGTtcgtttttttcttaatttccaTCAACATAAATTTGCATATTTAACTGTAGCACTGATATGAAAATGAGAACACAATTCACAGTTTTATGTATGCTTATATATGTCCAAGACTAATGTATATGAATGTGACATTGCATCAAGTTAATCAATTTCCTGCAAAATTATGCATTTAGTTTTCTAATTTCTCTCACATAATATTCAGGTGTAACATAATGAAGGGTAAACCCTGATTAAGAGTTACTATTACACTATATAACAACTAATCCAAGTCTTCACACGTAATCCTTTCCATTCACCTAGTCTGACCTGcaggttgtaaaaaaaaaaaaaaggagctgaTCATAAACAAGTTCTGCCCTAACATAAATTTAGCATTGAATTTTAATCTTGCAATATTGAATATTCAAATTGGAGCTAAAAATTATTGTAATTCTCCTTTTGTCCATTAGATGGTAGTGGTGCACAGGTACAGGCCCCACTGGCCTGACGA
It contains:
- the rrs1 gene encoding ribosome biogenesis regulatory protein homolog; this translates as MAACSVEELLAKAEAQEAETLKSISVQKELDLEFDIGNLLACDKNRIEPRDLREKSKEDFLRALARDNTQLLINEIWKQPTERVEEAIVAKLPEPTTRLPREKLPPKPRPPTKWEQFAKLKGIKKKKKTNLVWDETAKEWKRRWGYKRAGDDTKEWLIEVPESADPNEDQFAKRVKAKKERVAKNELNRLKNIARSQKVKIPAVTLTPKASQSKDELARAESVAKTSTASLGRFQDRLPKENPAKKGKKRKFEPLIGNFSNEKQKQLELLKVMDTKKPKLDITKAVNKQMREEDREEAAAKHKKAAGKKGRKGSSMGGKARGKGGKGKAAGGGGGKRRGKPGKR